The following proteins are co-located in the Dromiciops gliroides isolate mDroGli1 chromosome 2, mDroGli1.pri, whole genome shotgun sequence genome:
- the LOC122742604 gene encoding NADH dehydrogenase [ubiquinone] 1 alpha subcomplex subunit 5-like, which produces MAGRLKKTTGLVGLAVCETPREWLKLLYTKILDALEFMPSTVAYRKYTEQITNERLNMVKEETDLQKLEDKLQAGQLEEVILQAENELSLARKMLTWKPWEPLVEEPPANKWKWPL; this is translated from the coding sequence ATGGCCGGAAGGCTAAAGAAGACCACAGGTCTCGTTGGACTGGCAGTATGTGAGACCCCACGGGAGTGGCTAAAATTATTATATACAAAGATTCTTGATGCTCTTGAATTTATGCCCTCAACTGTGGCATATAGAAAGTACACAGAACAGATTACAAATGAAAGACTGAATATGGTGAAAGAGGAAACAGATCTTCAGAAACTAGAGGATAAGCTTCAGGCTGGCCAGCTAGAAGAGGTGATTCTTCAGGCTGAAAATGAATTATCACTGGCAAGAAAAATGTTGACTTGGAAACCTTGGGAGCCTTTAGTGGAAGAACCACCAGCCAACAAGTGGAAATGGCCATTATAA